The following DNA comes from Alienimonas californiensis.
CCGTGCTCTCGAGGATCCCCGCTGCGGCCGCGGAGGCGGCCGATTCGGGCGCGGCGATTCCGGTCGCTGAGGCCGCGAGCGGCGGGGCGCCGGCCCCGTCCTGCGCCCAACCCAGCGCCGGCAGGGCGAATAAGGCCCCGGCGCCGACGAACCGTCGCCAACGAGCGGACCGCCGGAGGGCCCGGAGATCGGCCGAACCGGAGCCCGCGTGCCCCGAGGCGGTCGGGCGGGCGGTGCGAGCGACAGACATCGGGCGGCTCCGGGGGGAGTGGCGGCCCCCGGCCGACCGGCCCGGCGGGCGCGGTCCGGTCGTGCGGGCGGGGACGGTCGTGACGGATCATCGGCCGCCCACGACGTATCCCTGAACCGAACCGCCGGCAGGACCGGCACATCCCCCCAATCGACGGCCATGCGGACCGCACAGTCACCCTTCGCAGCCGCAGAGATCGCAACCGGAGAGATCGGCGAGGAACTCCGCCAGCCGATCCACGTCCGCCGGCCTCGGCCGACCGACCACTGCGAACTGCACCCAGCCCCGCTCCGCCAGGTGCCCGCTGCGGTTCACCAGGAATCCCGCCTCCGCCAACCGTTCGACCCACACCCCGAAGCGGCCCCCCGGCGGCATGGCGACCGACACCACTCCCGGCAACTGCGTCCCCGCGGCGACCGACCTCAGTCCCGTCTCGGACAACCGGCCGAGCAGGCGCTCCGTCAGCGCCGCGACCTCTGCGAACCGGCCAGGAGCCGCGCATTCGTCCAACGCCGTCGCCGTGGCCGCCACCAAGGCGGAGGACAGCGTGAACGGCACGCCTCCGCACGCCGCGTATTGCCCGAGGTCCAGCGCCCGCGGCAAGCGGCCCGGCGGAGCCGGCGGTTCGGAGTGAAACACGAAGGCCAACCCCGGCGGCCCGCACAGGCTCTTCCCGCTGACGGACGTCGCCCACCGCACGCCGGCCAGATCGACCGGCGTGGCCCCCAACGAACTGATTGCGTCGACGGCCAAGGCCGCCGCGCTCTCGGCGGCGACGGCCGTCAGCGTCTCTAAATCGTTGAGCAGGCCGGCACTGGTCTCGCCGTGCACTGCCCAGATCCAGCGGGCGCCGGCCGCCGCGGTTCGCAGCGCCTCCGGGGCGAAGGCCTCCCCCCACGGCCGGCGATGCACCGCGTGCTCCAATCCCCACCGTACGGCGTGATCGATCAAGCGATCGCCGAACTCCCCGTTCGCGCAGACCAACCCCGGTCCCGGTTCCCGCGACAACTGCCCGGCGACCGCGTCGTTCGCCGTCGTTCCGGAGCCCATGAGGATCTGCACGTCCGCCCCCCCGCCCCGCCGGAAGCCGGCCAGCGCGCACAGTCCGTTCCGCAGCCGATCCAGTTCGTCACGAAAGGCCGGCTCACGGTGCGACCGCTCCGTCCCTCCCAACGCGGCCCGCACCGCCGGCGACAGCGGCGCCGGCCCCGGCAGCAGGTTCACCCGCGGGGCAACCGCCGCCGTCGGGGCGTCCGCCGCCGCCCGGGCACTCGGCAGGGTTCCGCGCAACGCTCGGCCGCCCCGGCGCAGGGCGGCGGGGGTGAGGAACATCGGCTGATACGGCGCCGCCGCGGTTCCGACCGGGTCCCCGAAGGGCTCGAACCCGACGTGCCGATACAGCCGGGCCTGCCGCGGCGTGCCGGAGATGAGGGCGAGGTCGTATCCCGCCGCCAGCGCCGCCGGCAGCAGCGTTTCGGCCAGCCCGCGAAACGCCGCCCCGCCCCGCTCTCCGGCTTCGATCGCCAGCAGCCGGATTTCACACGGCCGGCGGTGGGCCGGCAGCCGGGCGAGCCGAGCGTCGAGGTCCGGCAGCTTCCCGTCGAGCGAAAACGGCCGCCGCCCCCGCAGGGCCAGCATCCCCACGACCCGTGCTCCGCCCCCTTCGTCCTCACGCAGGGCGACGGCGTAGAGGTTTTCGTCGTGGAACCGATCGACCAGCCGCCCGTCGGCCCGCGGTTCGTGCTGGGGGATCTCGCCGGCGAAGGTGCGATGGTTCAGCCGGTGGATCTGCTCGAATTCCCCCGGCGAATCGGCGATTTTGAAGCGAAGCATGACCCGCCGACGGTACCGATCCGGGCTTCGCCCCCGCGACCGTCGCCCGCCCCCGTCACGCCGACGGGCGGCGGCGGGCCGGGGCGGTCCGGAATCCGCGGCGGGAAACGCCTTGGCGGGTCAGGCCGAGGTCGATTCCAACTGCTGCACCACCGGGACAGGGGCTTGCGTCTGGAAGGCCCGGGCGCGGTACAGGAATTCGACGATGTTCCCCTCGTGGGGCTGGAGCCAGTTCAGGGCGATCGTGGGCACCGGGCCGATGTTCAACCGGTCGATGTGCGTGGCGTCCAACAACTGATCCCGGAAATCCGCGTCGTCGGTCAGGGCGGTGCAGACCAGCGTGAAGCCGATCTTCTTGATCATCTCCCCCTGCGGGCAGTCCACGACCGAGACGAACGGGAACATGTACTCCGCGTTCGCCAGCGGGTGGTCCGGGCTGTCGCAGTGGATCACGGTCGGCTTGAGGAAGTCGTGCGACCCCTTCTTCACCAGCCGGTCGCCGCTGCGGTACTTCGCGGTGACCTCCTCCGCCCCGGGGGTCTTCAGTTCGTCGTCGATCATGCCGGAGACGGCCTCGGCGACGCCCTCGGTCGTGAAGGCGGACAGGCCGGCGTCGGGGTCGGCCATCGCCTTCGGCTCGTGTCTGGCGAGCCGTTGGGCGAGGGCGTCGGCGATCTCGGCGCCGTGGCGGGGAGCGTAGATGCTGCTGGCGTTGATGCACCCGCGGCCGCTGTTGGCGTAGATGCTGGTCTCCATCAGGTCGAGGTACTGCTCCCAGTCGTCGATCTTGTCCTCGCCGAAGAGGATCTTGGAGAAGCCGGCGCCGTGCACCTGCACGCCCGGGTTGCCGGCGTACTGCTCCACAGTCTTCTGCGAGCCGAAGATCATCGCCCGCTGGCAGAGTTCGGTGATCGCCCCGCCGACCTCGTGCGGACCGGGGTACAGGCCGATCGCTTCGGCCGGGATGCCGGCCTTCACAAAGGCGGCCTGCATGCGGTAGGGCGTCCAGGGCTCCGTGGAGCCGGGCTTGAGGACCAGCCCGATCTGCATCGGGATGACCGGCAGCCAGAGGGTGTGCACGCCAGGGCTGTTGCTGGGCAGCACGCAGCCGAGGACCGGACTGTTTGCCTGATAGCTGACCGTGACGCCGCGGTCCTCCACGCCGTAGCCCTTCGCCAGCACGTCCAGCGGCAGGCCGCGGGTGAGGGCGTCGAGGATGTTGTCCATCTCCTTCAGGACGAACGCCGCCTTGTGCATGTTCGCCCGGCACATTTCGACCGGCAGGCCGGTGCTGGCGGATTGCAGGGCGCAGAAGTCGTCCTGCGACTGCGTGCCGGTGCCGACCTCCAGCGTGCCGTTGAGGTAATAGTCGCCGGCCTCGCCGCACATCTTGACGAGGTCCCGCGGATCGATCTCCCGCAGGGCGGCCCGGGCCTTGTGCGCCTTACGCATGTCCATGCGGACGACGCCGGCGTTCGCCTGGTGCACCTCGGCGAGGACTTCGCCGGTCTCGAAGTTTTTGACCTGCGTCTTTTCGAGGGATTCGTACGGCGTGCCGAAGCGGAGAACGGGCAGTTCGAGCATGGAATTGACGCGGGGTAAAATCTCAGGGTTCAGACAGGTTACCGCGAGAGCGGTTCAATCGTCACAGGGCCGCCTTCGACGCAGTCGACGGTGAGGCGGTGGTGGGCGAGGAGTTCCATGCCCACCAACACCTGGGAGGCCCCGCCGAGAATCCGGGTGCGGACTCGCTCACCGCACCACTGCACCTCGGCGACGGCCGCCCGTCGTTCAAACGTCGTGCCGTCCGCCAGTCGAACCGCGACCGGGGTCGCCCGTCCGCGTCGGACGCGATCGAACACAGCGTCAGGCGCCGCCACCGCCCCTTGATAGCCGGTGTCGACGACGGCTGTTTCCGTCCGCGTCGCTCCGTCCGTGGCGTACAGCACGAGTTTGATCAGCGGGTCCCGGTCGAGCACCACGCCGGCGATTGATTCGCTCATCGCCACTGCTCAACCCAACGAGTCGCCAGTCGCCTCGCATAGCCGCAGGCGTTTGGAAATCGTGCGTAGAGGCGGTCGCTGGCGGCGACGTAGTCTGGATCGATCTCCCATCCCCCGCCGTTCACGTCGATTAATATAAAGTGATTCGGCGGATTGGGCGGAAGGGTCGGCCGGACGTCCCGCTCGAAGATCTCGTTCCCGCGGCGGACGATCTCCGCCCGCTCTTCCTCCGTGAAGGGGCGTTGCTCCCCCGCCCGGGGATCGATCGACGGTTCGGAGACGTTCGGCAGCCCCATCAATACACCCCCACCGTCGTCTTCTTGGCGAAGACGTGATACGGCCGGACGCCGCTGACGCCGTCCCAGGGGTACTTGCCGCAGGGCTGTTCGCGTTCGCCTTCGTCCCGCTCCAGGAAGCCGGGGATGAACAGCTCCGGGGTCAGGGTGTACAGCTTCACGCGGCCGGTCTCGCCGTAGTCGACGGCCTGGGTGTGGTCGTCGAAGTTCACCACCTCCGTGACGGCCCGCGGCTGGGGGGCGTAATAGGTGATCTTGTAGTTGTCCTCGGCGGCGAACGGCTTGCCGCAGGCCAGGCCCATCAGCGTGTTGCCGTAGGTCGGGGTCAGGTAGACGTTCCCTTCCAGCAGTTCCTCCGTGGCGAACTTGTACCACTGGGGGGTGAACTCCGTGCCGCCGCCGAAGATGCCGGTGACGCCCATTTCGGCGAGGCTGGTGCCCTCGTCCAAGGCCCGCATCGCCAGGGATTCCAGCAGTTTGGGGGTGGTGAAGAGGCACTTCACGTTGTGGCCGCTGGTCAGCACGATCCACGCCTGATCGATCACGTGCTTCTGGTAGTCCTTGGCAACGTCCGCCTTTCCGGCCTTCAAGCTTTTCACGACGAACCGCGGGTCGAGGTCCACGCAGAAGGCCAGGCCGCCGCGGTACTGGGCGAGGTGCTCCACCGCGAGCCGCAGCCGCCGCGGGCCGGACGGGCCGAGCATCAGCCAGTCGCTACCCATGGGGAACTTGTCCTCCGGCAGGGTGTCGGAGAACAGTTCGTAGTCGATCCAATGATCCTCGGCGACGAGGCGGCTCTTGGGGGTGCCGGTGGTGCCGCCGGTTTCAAAGACGTACAGCGGCTTGCCCTCCAGCCCCTTGGGCAGCCACCGCCGCACCGGCCCGCCGCGGAGCCAGTCGTCCTCGAAGATGGGGAACTGCTTGAGCCCATCGAAGTCCGTGATCGACCGCGGGTCGAAGTCGTAGGTCTTCGCCTTCTCCAGCCAAAACGGGCTGCCGGTCTCCGGGCTGAAGTGCCACTGCACCATCGCCCGCACGTGAGCGTCGAGCATCGCCCGACACTTCTCCACGGACTCCGCCGGCGCCGGCCCGGCGGGGTCGCTGCTGTTCGGGTCGAAATAGAACCGATGCACCCACTCCGGGCTGCCGGGGGACGGCAGCTCCGTGACGGCGTCCGGCACGCCGATGCCCACTTGGTGGGCCGGACCCGCGGCGGTGGTCGGGTCGACGGACGGGGCGGCGCTCACGGGGGCGGACTCTCGGATACGGGCGAGGTGACGGGAGAACGAGGCCGGATCAACGCACGGCGATCCGGGACGCAGGATTCTAGAGAACCCCCCGCCGTCGGCCACCGAGCCGGCAGCGATGACCGGAGTGTTTCAGAAACGCAACACTCCGTACTCCTTACGTTGCAAGAACCGCACACTTCTGAACGCACGGATTCACCCCCAGAGTGGGCATAAAAACCCTAACTCACTGACGCACAGAAGCTTACAACCACTTACCGCCATGAAATCCGGGTTCGGTCCGCGAGTTGCGACTTTTGGAAGCACCCTTCCAGATCACGACCTCCTCCGACCACCACCCACCCATGGCTAATCGCTTCGACCGCGTCACGATTGACGATCGCGAGGGCTATCACGTTCTTGACCTCGGCCGGATTGATATTTGGGACGGGGCGGACCTGTCCCTGCTCCGCGAATCGCTCAGTTTGTTGATCACCGCCGAGGGCCGCACCGCCGTCGGCGTGGACCTCTCGCACGTCAAATACATCCCCAGCGGATTCTTCGGGATGTTGTACGACTGGCAGGAACAGGGCGTGGACGTGCGGTTGTACAACCCGCAGCCGAACGTCGCCGCGATGATCTGGTTTCGCCAGTTCGCCGCGCCGATCGGCGGGGGCGTGTACGACCTCGTCAGCGAGGGCCGCATCGAATTGCCGCCCGAGGGCCAACCCGGCTACCGGGAGCCAGAAGAGGAGGAATTGTTCGCCGCGACGACCGCCATCGCCCGCTGAGTTCACCCCGCCGCGGCGAGGGCGGCCCGGAGCGTCTCGGCCGCCGGCTCGTCGAAGGCGACCAGCAGGACCTCGGCGGGGGTCGCATGGTCGGCGAGAAACGCCGCGACTTCCCGCACAGCAATCGCCGCCGCCCGCTCCGGCGGATAGCCGTACACGCCGCAACTGATCGCCGGGAACGCGATCGACCGGCACCCCTGCTCCTCCGCGGCCGCCAAGGCGTTGCGGTAGCAGGCGGCCAACTGCTCCGGCTCGCCCTGTCCCCCGCCCCGCCAGACGGGGCCGACGGTGTGAATCACCCACTTCGCCGGCAGCTCGAACCCCGGCGTGACCCGGGCCTCCCCCGTCGGGCATCGCACGCGCGGCGAGACCTCCGGCACGGCCTTGCACGCCGCCAGCAGCTCCGGCCCCGCCGCCCGGTGGATCGCCCCGTCCACCCCGCCGCCGCCGAGCATCCGCTCGTTCGCGGCGTTCACCACGGCGTCGACGGACAACGTGGTGATGTCGCCGACGACGACGCGGATACGATCAGTCGAGGACATGGGAACCGTGCGGACTCGAGGGCCTGAGGGAGAACCGGATGAGCGGCGCCGCCGTCGATGCTGAATACGCCGCCCTCGCCGCGGACTATGACGACGACTGGGCCGTCTACAACCGGGCCACGGCCGAACGGACCCTCCGGGCGGTGCGGGACCGGGCGGGCGAACCGGGGCGGGCGCTGGACGTCGGCTGCGGCACCGGGACCCTGCTGGAACGACTGACGACGACCGCCGCGACGGTCGCAGTCGGGCTGGATCGCTCCGCGGAGATGCTCACCGTCGCCCGCCGTCGGCTTCCGGGCACGCCGCTGGCACGGGGCGACGCGGCGGCGCTGCCCTTCGCCGACGCCTCGTTCGACGCCGCGGCGACGAACTCCGCCCTGCACTACGCCGACGACCCGGCTGGCTGCGTGCGGGAACTGGCCAGGGTGACAAAGCCCGGCGGCACGGTCGTCTGGACGGACTGGGACGCCGGCGCCCTCACCACCCGCGGCGTGATCGCCTGGCTGCGACTGACCCGGCGGCCGCTGGGCCGGGCTCTCTCCGCGACCGCGATGGCCGCGGCGCTGACGGACGCCGGCCTGACCGACGTCCGCGTCGACCGCTGGCGGCACGGCTGGCTGTGGGGGCTGGCGACGGTCTCCGGTCGCAAGCCCGGCTGAGGGTTTCACGGCCAGGCGAATAGGGCGGCGGCCTTCCGATTCACCTCTTCCAACGCCTCCGCGGCCTCGGGGCCGGACAGCGCGGGGTCGAACAGGAACTCGCCGGACAGGTCCGCCCAATCTTCTGCGAAGCCGACGCCCCCACGTTTGGGCCGGCGGTCGTGATCGCTGACGCGGGTCTTGCGGTAGGCGGTCGGGTCGCCGCCGGCGTCGGGGCGCCAATGTTCCAGGTACAGGCTCAGGCTGCGGGCGCTGCGTTCGGAACGGTACAGCGCCCACCCGGCGACCTCCGCGGCGGCGAGGACCGCGGCGTAATGCGCGAACCGCCGCCCGGCGAGCCGGTTCGCGACGACCTGCGGGTCCGCGGGGCCGCCGTCGTCGGGAGACCCCTCTTCGGCAGAACCCGGGTCAACGAAGACGAGCCCCGGGTGGTCGCAGACTTCGCAGAGGGTGAAGGTACGTTCGCCGCTCAGTTCGGCCCCGCAGCGGCGGCAGGCGGTCGCCGGTTTGAGGAACCGCAGCGGGGGGGCGGGCCGCCAGATCACCCGGGCAACTTAGCGACGCCTGGACGGGGGGGCGAACCGGCGAAAGGGGGAACGGAGCGGCCGCCGTTGACCGCGTCGGCCCGTCCGACCTAGGACCCGCCGCTCCCCAAGGTTCGCCCCGTCGCTCCGACTCCCGGTCGCCCCGGCTGTCGGCGCGGCACGGGCGCCGTCCGCCGTTCGTCAAGGTTCCGACATGGCCGGCCCCGCCGCGCAGCGCCACAACCCGACGGCCCCGGTCCGCACCGCGGTCGGGGAAGCGCCGCTGCGCACGGCCCGGTCCTCGCTGACCGCCGCCGCGGCCCTGTGTGGGGCGCTCGCCGCCGCCGCCCTCGCCGCCCTGCCCGGCTGCGCCGTCTTCTCCCTGCCGGACGGGGAGACCTTCGCCAAGTTCAATCCGATGGCCGAGGACAAGGCCGCCAAGAAGGCCGAGGCGGAGTGGAAAGACCTCAAAGACCAGAGCGTCACCGTCGAGACGAAGTACGTCGGCGAGTACACCAGCGTGACCGGCCGGAACGCGGTGGTCGTCTCCGGCGTGGGGCTGGTCACCGGCCTGCAGGGCACCGGCGGCAACCCGGTTCCCAACGGCTTCCGCACCCGCCTGCTGGAAGACATCAAGACTCGCGGCGTGACCGGCGGCACGGAGTTGCTCGCCAGTCCGAACACCGCCCTGGTCGTCGTCACCGCCTATATCCCCCCGCTGGTCGACAAGGGCGAACCGCTGGACGTCGAGGTCCGCATCCCCCCCGGCTCCAACGCCACGGACCTGTCCGGCGGCTGGCTGCTGGAGTGCGAACTGACCGAGGGCGCCAACGTCGGCGGTCAGTTCCGGTCCGGCAAGACGCTCGCCACCGCCACCGGGCCGCTGCTGGTGCGGGGCAGCGACGATCAGGCCACCCGCCGGGCCAGCCTCTCCCGCGGCAAGGTGCTCGGCGGCGGCATCACCAAGGTCGGCCGCGCCCTCGAGATGCGGATGCACCACCGCTACAAGCAGTCCCGCATGGTGCAGAAGGTCGTCAGCGCGATCGGCAAGCGGTTCCACAGCCGCGGCCCCGGCGGTGTGGAGGAGTCCATCGCCCACGCTCACACGGACGTCAAAATCACGCTCGACGTTCCCGACATGTATAAGGAGGACTTCCCCCGCTTCCTGCGGGTCGTCGACAGCGTCGCGATGTACGAGAACCCCGTCGCCCGGCGGCTGCGGATCGAACAATTGGAACAGGAACTGATGGAGGGCCCGACCGCCGAGGTCGCCGCCATCCGCCTGGAGGCCGTGGGCGAGGAAGCCACGCCGATCCTCAAGCGGGGTCTGGCCTCATCGGACGAGGAGGTGCGGTTTCACTCGGCGGTCGCGCTGGCCTACCTGGGCCGCAGCGACGGGCTGGAGGTGTTGCACGACGCCGCCCGGGACGAACCGGCGTTCCGCGTGTACGCCCTCGCCGCCCTCGCCGCCGCCGGCGGACCGCAGGCCGCCGGGCAACTCCGCCGCCTGCTCGCCGACCCGCTGCCGGAAACCCGCTACGGGGCCTTCCGCGCCCTCTGGAGCGTCGCCCCGGACGACGCCTACCTGAACCACATCGCGATGCGGGCGCCGGACCCGATCACCGGCGAGCCCTCCGGCCCGCCGCTGTTCCACCTCCACCCCGTCCGGGTGGACGGCGTCCGGGACCTCGACTCCGTCGCCGAAGAGGGCGTCCCACCGTTGGAGCCGCTGGTGCACATCAACCACAACCGGCGGGCCGAGGTGGCGCTGTTCGGGCCGAACCAGCGGTTCGTCGCCCCGCTGACGCTCCGCGCCGGCCGGTTGCTCGTCGGCTGCCCGCCGCGGGGAGATACAGTGACGGTCTCCCTGATCGCCCCCGGCCGCGAGGACGTGCGGGAGACCGGCACGAAGATCGTCGACGTGATCGCCGCCTGCGTGGAGCTCGGCGCCTCCTACCCGGACATCGCCGGGATGCTCCAGGAGGCCGAGGCCCAGCACAACCTGCCCGGGCAGTTGGCGGTCGACGCCCTGCCCGTCGGCGGCCGCGTCTATCAACGCAAAGGCAAGTCCGGCGGCAGCGCCCCGGTCGGCGCCGGCGGCCTGACCCCGAACCTGTACCGCGGGTCCGCCGCCCCGGAGGATCCCAACGCGGTCGAACGCTTCGAGCCGGACGAGGACGACCCCGTCGTTCAGGCCGAGCAGGCGAAGGAAGCCGGCGACGCCGACGCCCCGAACGCCGACAAAGCCGACGCCGACGCCTCGAAGGCCGACGGCGGCGACTCGGAAGACGACGGATCGGCGCCGGCCCAGCCGCGGCGGGTCGCCACCGTCGACCTGAACCCGGACCCGGAGCCCGAACCGGGCGTGGGCTCCAAGTTCAAGGCGCTGTTCCAAGGCGTCGGCGACGCCTGGGGCGGCAGCGACGTGTCCGAGGAAGATTGGGGGACGGACGTCGAGTGAACCTGAGGTCATGGAACCGCGACCGTCAGGGAGCCGGCTCTCGCAGGTCATGCGCGTGCAGACGACACGTCTCTGCGCTCCTGGGTTCCCAAGAGCCGCTCCCTAACGGTCGCGGTTCCACCAAAGTCACGTTCGACGGCGCGTAAGTCTCATGCTCCGCTCCCTCGAACTGGCCGGCTTCAAGTCGTTCGCGGACCGCACCCGGTTCGAGTTCCACCCCGGCGTGACCGCCGTCGTCGGCCCCAACGGGTCCGGCAAGTCCAACGTCATCGACGCGGTGAAGTGGATTCTGGGCGACCAGAGCCCCAAGTCCCTGCGCGGCAAGAAGATGACGGACGTCATCTTCAACGGCTCCGCCGGCCGCAAGGCCTCCGGCAGCGCCGAGGCCACCCTCACTTTCTGCAATAAAAGCGGCTGGCTGCCCGGCGCGGACCGCGGCGACGTCTCCGTCGGCCGCAAGGTCTGGCAGAACGGCGACAGCGAGTACCTGCTCAACGGCCGCACGGCTCTGCTGAAGGAGGTCCGCGACCTGTTCGCCGGCACCGGCGCCGGCGGGGCGACCTACGCCATCATCGAACAGGGCCGCGTCGCCCAACTGCTCGAAGCCAACGCCGCCGGTCGGCGGGCGGTGTTCGAGGAGGCCGCGGGCGTCAGTCGGTTCAAGGCGAAGCGGGACGAGGCCGAACGCCGGCTGGCCCGCACGGAGCAGAACCTGCTGCGGCTCACCGACGTGACCGACGAGGTCGAGGCTCAACTCGCCTCCACCCGCTCCAAGGCCCGCAAGGCCGGCGAGTGGAAGCGTTTGGACACGGAACTGCGGCGCTGGTGGATTGGCCTGGCCGCCGACGAATGGCGGGCGCTGGAGGCCGACCGGGCCGCCGCCCGCGCCCAGTTTGAAGGACAGGGCGGCGGAGACGACGGGGAGGGCGCCACGCTCGCCGCGGAGATCGCCGCCCTGTCCGCCGCCGGGGAGGACCTGGACGCCGCCTTCGCCGCCGCCGACGCCCGCCGGCGCGAGGCGGACGCGGCGGCGCAAGCGGTCCGCAGCGGCCTCGCCGCGGATCTCGCCGCCGCCGCCGCCGGCCGGGATCGGCTGGCCGAGCAGGAGGGCGAAGCCGCCCGGCTGGACCGCGATCGCACCGCCGCCGCGATTCGCCTCGCCGAGGCCGCCGCCGAGGCGGAGCGGGACGCCGGCCTGCTGGAACGGGCGAACGCGGACCTCGCCGAACGCTCCGCCGCCCACCGGGCCGCCGCGGCGGACCTGCGCGTTCGCACGGAACAGGCCGAGGCCGCCCGGGCGGCGCTGGACGGGCTGCGGGAAACCCGGCTGACGGCGCTGCGGGCCTCGGACAAAGCCGCCGCCGAACGCGAACGTCTGCGAGCCGACTCCGCCGCCGCGGAGGTCGCCCAAACGGACGCCGACGCCCGGCTGGAACAGGAGGAACGCCGCCTCGCCGCCGCCCAGTCCGCCGCCAGCGACGCCGCCGCCGCGGCCGCCGCCGCCGGGGAGCGGTTCCGCCTCGCCGCCGGCCGCCTCGCCGACCTGCACGCGGTGCGGTCCTCCCTGCTGAAGGCCCGCGAAAAGCTGGCCCGGCGGCTGTCCGAGTTGCGGGAACGCCACGGCGCCGGCGCCGCCCGGCTGGCGATCCTCGACGAACTGGACGAACGCGGCGACGGCGTGGGCGTCGCCCTGCGCGAGGTGCTGCGTCGCGCCCGGGCCGCCACCGCCCCGCCCTGGTCGCTGGTGCGCGGGACGGTGGCGGAGCTGCTGGACTGCGATCTGGACGACGCCGCCCTGCTGGAAGTCGCCCTCGGCGAGCGGGCCTCGCTGGTGGTCATCGACGACTTCGACGCCCTGCTCCCCCACCTCGAACGCCACAGCGCCGAGTACCGCAGCCGCGTCGGCTACTTCTCGCGCCGCGACTTCCCGGGCGCGTCGAACCCGGACGACGCCTCCGGCCTCCGCGGCTTCAAGCTGATCGATACCCGCGGCCGCGGCCCGGGCGCCTCCTTCGCCCCTCACTCCTCCCCCCTCCCCCCGCCCTCGGCGAACCTGAACGGCCTGCCCGGCGTCGTCGGCCCGGCCGTCGATCTCGTCGCCCCCGGCAACGTCTACCCCGAGCTGGCCGAGCGGCTGCTGGGGGACACGTGGGTCGTGGAAACGCTCTCCGACGCCGCCAAGCTGTCCGCCGGCGCCGGGCGGGGCCGGCGGTTCGTCACCCGCGGGGGCGAGTTGCTGGAGCCGGACGGCGTGCTGGTCGTCGGCCCGCCGCGGGGCGAGGCGGCGCTGCTGACCCGCACGGCCGAGCGGCGCCGGCTGCGGGCGGAACTGGATCGCACCGCCGCCGCGACGGCCGGCGGGGCGGAGCGTCGTGAGGCGCTGGGCGAGAAGCTGGCGGAGGTCGAAGCGGCCCTAGACGGGGCGACGAAGGAAAA
Coding sequences within:
- a CDS encoding AAA family ATPase → MLRSLELAGFKSFADRTRFEFHPGVTAVVGPNGSGKSNVIDAVKWILGDQSPKSLRGKKMTDVIFNGSAGRKASGSAEATLTFCNKSGWLPGADRGDVSVGRKVWQNGDSEYLLNGRTALLKEVRDLFAGTGAGGATYAIIEQGRVAQLLEANAAGRRAVFEEAAGVSRFKAKRDEAERRLARTEQNLLRLTDVTDEVEAQLASTRSKARKAGEWKRLDTELRRWWIGLAADEWRALEADRAAARAQFEGQGGGDDGEGATLAAEIAALSAAGEDLDAAFAAADARRREADAAAQAVRSGLAADLAAAAAGRDRLAEQEGEAARLDRDRTAAAIRLAEAAAEAERDAGLLERANADLAERSAAHRAAAADLRVRTEQAEAARAALDGLRETRLTALRASDKAAAERERLRADSAAAEVAQTDADARLEQEERRLAAAQSAASDAAAAAAAAGERFRLAAGRLADLHAVRSSLLKAREKLARRLSELRERHGAGAARLAILDELDERGDGVGVALREVLRRARAATAPPWSLVRGTVAELLDCDLDDAALLEVALGERASLVVIDDFDALLPHLERHSAEYRSRVGYFSRRDFPGASNPDDASGLRGFKLIDTRGRGPGASFAPHSSPLPPPSANLNGLPGVVGPAVDLVAPGNVYPELAERLLGDTWVVETLSDAAKLSAGAGRGRRFVTRGGELLEPDGVLVVGPPRGEAALLTRTAERRRLRAELDRTAAATAGGAERREALGEKLAEVEAALDGATKEKEAAAAALAAAGSNRDRTADLRDAARDRRDAASGEAHHAAGRRDERAAKADAAAEAATEAAAALAAAEASLAEHTAAADAADAALTAERSAHAAAGLDLAKTEERSGGLRAAHDRLIRDVAAKRDALREADDRRAAGRRRRTQATLASLNAAARAAERISERDRLGERAAAVAVEAEELAERRRAHAGRLQQVESRRKALEDAARAAEDGLRDRSARLSATAERLREEYGVDLAEVAAAPPDAGGPSALAELAAERAETQDEAEEAFELPDLDDERADLGRRVDALRGKLRALGAVDPDSLATLEELEERHGRLSRELNDLVEAKRLLEDLIRRVNRESKELFLETFASIRGHFQTLFRQLFGGGEGDVRLEDESDPLECGVEVFARPPGKEPRNISLLSGGEKTIVCVGLLLAIFRSNPSPFCILDEVDAALDEANIGRFLKVMADFKKETQFLMVTHRKPSMCDADVLYGVTMQQSGVSKRLTVRFEDVGDDGHFKATAESAEQPPELRRAA